In Streptomyces sannanensis, the DNA window GCCGTTGAGGTACTTGCCGGTGAGCAGGCCCTGGGCGAGCGGTACGAAGGAGATGCAGCCCATGCCGGCCGCCTCCAGCGTGTCGAGCAGCCCGTCCTCCTCCGTCCAGCGGTTGATCATGGAGTACGAGGGCTGGTGGATCAGGGCCGGGACGCCCATCTCCTTCAGCAGCCGGGCCGCCTTCGCGGTCTGCTCGCTGTTGTAGGAGGAGACGCCGACGTACAGTGCCTTGCCCTGCTGGACGGCGGAGGCCAGCGCGCCCATGGTCTCCTCGAGCGGAGTCTCCGGGTCGAAGCGGTGCGAGTAGAAGATGTCGACGTAGTCGAGGCCCATTCGCTTCAGGGACGCGTCGAGCGAGGACAGCAGGTACTTGCGCGAACCCCACTCGCCGTACGGGCCGGGGTGCATCAGGTAGCCGGCCTTGGTCGAGATGATCAGCTCGTCCCGGTACGGCGCGAAGTCCTGGGCGAAGATCTTGCCGAAGTTGAGCTCGGCGGAGCCGGGCGGCGGGCCGTAGTTGTTCGCCAGGTCGAAGTGTGTGACGCCCAGGTCGAAGGCGCGGCGGAGGATCGCGCGCTGTGAGTCGAGGCTGCGGTCGTCGCCGAAGTTGTGCCAGAGGCCGAGCGAGACGGCGGGCAGCTTGAGTCCGCTGCGTCCGGAGCGGCGGTACTCCATGGTGTCGTAGCGGCCGTCGGCGGCGTGATAGTGAAGGGGGGATGCGGGAAAAGTCATACTTCATGCCTATCACGGAGTTATCACAGACCTGTGACAG includes these proteins:
- the mgrA gene encoding L-glyceraldehyde 3-phosphate reductase, with the translated sequence MTFPASPLHYHAADGRYDTMEYRRSGRSGLKLPAVSLGLWHNFGDDRSLDSQRAILRRAFDLGVTHFDLANNYGPPPGSAELNFGKIFAQDFAPYRDELIISTKAGYLMHPGPYGEWGSRKYLLSSLDASLKRMGLDYVDIFYSHRFDPETPLEETMGALASAVQQGKALYVGVSSYNSEQTAKAARLLKEMGVPALIHQPSYSMINRWTEEDGLLDTLEAAGMGCISFVPLAQGLLTGKYLNGIPEGSRATQSKSLDPGLLSDEVVRRLNGLNDIAARRGQTLAQMALTWVLRDPRMTSALIGASSVRQLEENVAALAGAPLTEDELKEIDVHAVDTEGTNIWAQR